From the Flavobacterium galactosidilyticum genome, one window contains:
- a CDS encoding aspartate-semialdehyde dehydrogenase: MKIAVVGATGMVGEVMLKVLAERNFIGANDELILVASERSVGKQIEYNGKKLTVVGLQTAVDMKVDIALFSAGGDTSLEWAPKFATAGTTVIDNSSAWRMDPTKKLIVPEINANELTKEDKIIANPNCSTIQMVLVLAPLHKKYNIKRVIVSTYQSITGTGVKAVQQLENEYAGVQGEMAYKYPIHRNAIPQCDSFEENGYTKEEMKLVRETKKILSDNTIAVTATAVRVPIVGGHSEAVNVEFSNDFDLSEVRNILHHTDGIVVQDNNDTSTYPMPMYAQGKDAVFVGRIRRDESQENTLNMWIVADNLRKGAATNTIQIAEYLVANHLV, from the coding sequence ATGAAAATAGCAGTTGTTGGTGCCACCGGAATGGTTGGTGAAGTAATGTTAAAAGTGTTGGCAGAAAGAAATTTTATTGGTGCTAATGATGAGTTGATTCTTGTTGCTTCTGAAAGATCAGTAGGAAAGCAAATCGAATACAACGGAAAAAAACTAACTGTTGTAGGTTTGCAAACTGCTGTTGATATGAAAGTAGATATTGCCTTGTTCTCTGCTGGTGGTGATACTTCATTAGAATGGGCTCCTAAATTTGCTACAGCTGGAACTACAGTTATTGATAATTCATCAGCTTGGAGAATGGATCCTACTAAAAAATTGATTGTTCCTGAAATTAATGCTAATGAATTAACCAAAGAAGATAAAATTATTGCGAACCCAAACTGTTCAACTATTCAAATGGTTTTAGTTTTGGCTCCTTTGCACAAAAAATATAATATCAAACGCGTTATTGTTTCTACTTACCAATCGATTACCGGTACAGGTGTGAAAGCGGTACAACAGTTGGAAAATGAATATGCAGGAGTTCAAGGTGAAATGGCTTATAAATACCCAATTCACAGAAATGCAATTCCACAATGTGATTCTTTTGAAGAAAATGGATACACGAAAGAGGAAATGAAACTAGTTCGCGAAACTAAAAAAATATTAAGTGATAACACGATTGCTGTTACGGCAACAGCTGTTCGTGTGCCTATTGTGGGCGGGCACAGTGAAGCGGTAAATGTAGAATTCTCTAATGATTTTGATTTAAGTGAAGTGAGAAACATTTTGCATCATACAGATGGAATTGTTGTACAAGATAATAATGACACTTCTACCTATCCAATGCCGATGTATGCACAAGGAAAAGATGCTGTTTTTGTAGGTAGAATTCGTCGTGACGAAAGCCAAGAAAACACATTAAATATGTGGATTGTAGCTGATAATTTAAGAAAAGGAGCTGCTACAAATACGATACAAATTGCTGAATATTTAGTTGCAAATCATT